A part of Anser cygnoides isolate HZ-2024a breed goose chromosome 17, Taihu_goose_T2T_genome, whole genome shotgun sequence genomic DNA contains:
- the STX2 gene encoding syntaxin-2 isoform X3, translated as MKDRLADLQECKGNEDGETVIVEKDHFMDDFFQQVEELRNNIAKIAQNVEEVKKQHSIILSAPNPEGRTKEELEELNEEIKKIANKIRARLKAIEQTFDQGENANRTSVDLRIRKTQHSVLAHKFVEVMTEYNETQSLFRERSKGRIQRQLEITGKTTTDEELEEMLESGNPSIFTSDIISDSQITRQALNEIESRHKDIMKLESSIRELHEMFMDMAMFVETQGEMINNIEKNVMNASDYVEHAKEETKKAVKYQSKARRKIWIIILVSLVLIAIIEINVHYYMCNCITSDSWNYPSNNTIIASIFKELRTFSNSKICLQ; from the exons ATGAAGGACCGGCTGGCCGACCTGCAGGAG tgtaaaggaaatgaagatggaGAAACAGTTATTGTTGAAAAAGACCATTTTATGGATGACTTCTTCCAACAG GTTGAGGAACTTAGAAATAATATAGCAAAAATAGCACAAAATGTGGAAGAAGtaaaaaagcagcacagcattATCCTGTCAGCCCCAAATCCTGAAGGAA gaacaaaaGAAGAACTCGAAGAATTAAATGAGGAAATAAAGAAGATTGCTAATAAAATCCGAGCCAGGTTAAAGG CTATTGAACAAACTTTTGATCAGGGTGAAAATGCTAATCGGACATCAGTGGATCTCAGGATAAGAAAAACACAG CACTCTGTATTAGCTCACAAGTTTGTGGAGGTCATGACAGAATACAACGAGACCCAATCTCTTTTTCGAGAACGCAGCAAAGGTCGGATACAGAGACAATTAGAGATAA CTGGAAAGACCACCACTGATGAGGAACTGGAGGAAATGTTAGAGAGTGGTAATCCTTCAATTTTCACATCTGAT ATTATATCAGACTCCCAAATAACTAGGCAAGCTCTGAATGAAATTGAGTCGCGACACAAGGATATTATGAAACTGGAATCTAGCATACGGGAGTTACATGAAATGTTTATGGACATGGCTATGTTTGTTGAGACTCAG ggTGAAATGATCAACAACATAGAAAAGAACGTGATGAATGCATCGGATTATGTGGAGCATGCTaaagaagagacaaaaaagGCAGTTAAATATCAAAGTAAAGCACGAAGG aaaatatggATAATTATCCTTGTGTCATTGGTGTTGATTGCCATAATTG aaattaatgtTCATTATTATATGTGTAACTGTATTACTTCTGATTCTTGGAATTATCCTAGCAACAACACTATCATAGCAAGTATATTCAAAGAGCTACGAACCTTCAGCAACTCCAAAATATGTCTTCAGTAA
- the STX2 gene encoding syntaxin-2 isoform X1 — translation MKDRLADLQECKGNEDGETVIVEKDHFMDDFFQQVEELRNNIAKIAQNVEEVKKQHSIILSAPNPEGRTKEELEELNEEIKKIANKIRARLKAIEQTFDQGENANRTSVDLRIRKTQHSVLAHKFVEVMTEYNETQSLFRERSKGRIQRQLEITGKTTTDEELEEMLESGNPSIFTSDIISDSQITRQALNEIESRHKDIMKLESSIRELHEMFMDMAMFVETQGEMINNIEKNVMNASDYVEHAKEETKKAVKYQSKARRKIWIIILVSLVLIAIIGLIIGLSVGIR, via the exons ATGAAGGACCGGCTGGCCGACCTGCAGGAG tgtaaaggaaatgaagatggaGAAACAGTTATTGTTGAAAAAGACCATTTTATGGATGACTTCTTCCAACAG GTTGAGGAACTTAGAAATAATATAGCAAAAATAGCACAAAATGTGGAAGAAGtaaaaaagcagcacagcattATCCTGTCAGCCCCAAATCCTGAAGGAA gaacaaaaGAAGAACTCGAAGAATTAAATGAGGAAATAAAGAAGATTGCTAATAAAATCCGAGCCAGGTTAAAGG CTATTGAACAAACTTTTGATCAGGGTGAAAATGCTAATCGGACATCAGTGGATCTCAGGATAAGAAAAACACAG CACTCTGTATTAGCTCACAAGTTTGTGGAGGTCATGACAGAATACAACGAGACCCAATCTCTTTTTCGAGAACGCAGCAAAGGTCGGATACAGAGACAATTAGAGATAA CTGGAAAGACCACCACTGATGAGGAACTGGAGGAAATGTTAGAGAGTGGTAATCCTTCAATTTTCACATCTGAT ATTATATCAGACTCCCAAATAACTAGGCAAGCTCTGAATGAAATTGAGTCGCGACACAAGGATATTATGAAACTGGAATCTAGCATACGGGAGTTACATGAAATGTTTATGGACATGGCTATGTTTGTTGAGACTCAG ggTGAAATGATCAACAACATAGAAAAGAACGTGATGAATGCATCGGATTATGTGGAGCATGCTaaagaagagacaaaaaagGCAGTTAAATATCAAAGTAAAGCACGAAGG aaaatatggATAATTATCCTTGTGTCATTGGTGTTGATTGCCATAATTGGTCTAATTATTGGTTTGTCTGTTGGTATTCGGTGA
- the RAN gene encoding GTP-binding nuclear protein Ran: protein MAAQGEPQVQFKLVLVGDGGTGKTTFVKRHLTGEFEKKYVATLGVEVHPLVFHTNRGPIKFNVWDTAGQEKFGGLRDGYYIQAQCAIIMFDVTSRVTYKNVPNWHRDLVRVCENIPIVLCGNKVDIKDRKVKAKSIVFHRKKNLQYYDISAKSNYNFEKPFLWLARKLIGDPNLEFVAMPALAPPEVVMDPALAAQYEQDLQIAQTTALPDEDDDL, encoded by the exons ATGGCCGCCCAAGGAGAGCCCCAAGTGCAGTTTAAG CTTGTCCTGGTTGGTGATGGTGGCACTGGTAAAACAACATTCGTAAAACGTCATTTGACTGGTGAATTTGAGAAGAAGTATGTAG CAACGCTGGGTGTTGAAGTTCATCCTCTGGTGTTCCATACTAACAGAGGCCCTATTAAATTTAATGTATGGGACACAGCTGGCCAGGAGAAGTTTGGTGGTCTGCGAGATGGCTATTACATCCAAG CCCAGTGTGCCATCATAATGTTTGATGTAACATCAAGAGTTACTTACAAGAATGTACCTAACTGGCACAGAGACCTGGTACGGGTATGTGAAAACATCCCTATAGTGCTCTGTGGCAACAAAGTGGATATTAAGGACAGAAAAGTCAAGGCAAAATCCATTGTCTTCCACAGGAAGAAGAATCTCCAG tattATGACATTTCAGCTAAGAGTAACTACAACTTTGAGAAGCCTTTCCTCTGGCTTGCTAGGAAGCTAATTGGAGATCCCAACTTGGAGTTTGTTGCCATGCCTGCTCTTGCGCCACCTGAAGTTGTTATGGACccagcactggcagcacagtATGAGCAAGACTTACAG ATTGCTCAAACCACTGCACTGCCAGATGAAGATGATGACCTGTGA
- the STX2 gene encoding syntaxin-2 isoform X2, which yields MKDRLADLQECKGNEDGETVIVEKDHFMDDFFQQVEELRNNIAKIAQNVEEVKKQHSIILSAPNPEGRTKEELEELNEEIKKIANKIRARLKAIEQTFDQGENANRTSVDLRIRKTQHSVLAHKFVEVMTEYNETQSLFRERSKGRIQRQLEITGKTTTDEELEEMLESGNPSIFTSDIISDSQITRQALNEIESRHKDIMKLESSIRELHEMFMDMAMFVETQGEMINNIEKNVMNASDYVEHAKEETKKAVKYQSKARRKLMFIIICVTVLLLILGIILATTLS from the exons ATGAAGGACCGGCTGGCCGACCTGCAGGAG tgtaaaggaaatgaagatggaGAAACAGTTATTGTTGAAAAAGACCATTTTATGGATGACTTCTTCCAACAG GTTGAGGAACTTAGAAATAATATAGCAAAAATAGCACAAAATGTGGAAGAAGtaaaaaagcagcacagcattATCCTGTCAGCCCCAAATCCTGAAGGAA gaacaaaaGAAGAACTCGAAGAATTAAATGAGGAAATAAAGAAGATTGCTAATAAAATCCGAGCCAGGTTAAAGG CTATTGAACAAACTTTTGATCAGGGTGAAAATGCTAATCGGACATCAGTGGATCTCAGGATAAGAAAAACACAG CACTCTGTATTAGCTCACAAGTTTGTGGAGGTCATGACAGAATACAACGAGACCCAATCTCTTTTTCGAGAACGCAGCAAAGGTCGGATACAGAGACAATTAGAGATAA CTGGAAAGACCACCACTGATGAGGAACTGGAGGAAATGTTAGAGAGTGGTAATCCTTCAATTTTCACATCTGAT ATTATATCAGACTCCCAAATAACTAGGCAAGCTCTGAATGAAATTGAGTCGCGACACAAGGATATTATGAAACTGGAATCTAGCATACGGGAGTTACATGAAATGTTTATGGACATGGCTATGTTTGTTGAGACTCAG ggTGAAATGATCAACAACATAGAAAAGAACGTGATGAATGCATCGGATTATGTGGAGCATGCTaaagaagagacaaaaaagGCAGTTAAATATCAAAGTAAAGCACGAAGG aaattaatgtTCATTATTATATGTGTAACTGTATTACTTCTGATTCTTGGAATTATCCTAGCAACAACACTATCATAG